One segment of Pseudodesulfovibrio sp. 5S69 DNA contains the following:
- a CDS encoding glycosyltransferase family 4 protein, whose amino-acid sequence MPLNIIYIHQHFSTRGGCAGTRSYEFGRLLVGKFHHRVNMLCGRNRKSNFAQPSERAVDRIDVDGIDVHVCNVSYAQQAGFCGRVKAFLAFALQAAREGVKLKGADLVFATSTPITVAVPGLLISWLKRIPLVFEVRDIWPESAVATGVLKNPLLIRFLTWFERFVYRKATRIVTVSERMKARMVECANIPPNKITVVPLGADPDLFGQGSRVNFRKRYKLEKDFVAIFTGAHGLANGLDLVVDAAAYLPPGVKIVLIGDGGKKAELKEKAHSMGLDNILFLDPLPKDELAEVLAEVDCGLMILQPLDIFSTVLPNKFFDYLASGLPIVVNFPGGVADIVEGKQVGIFTRNSTPQSLAEAITRFAEDREFCQRCGSNGRELSKEYSREKLIVDFERCLADAVSQYDWGWRR is encoded by the coding sequence ATGCCGTTAAATATTATCTATATACACCAGCACTTCAGCACTCGTGGTGGTTGTGCCGGAACTCGATCTTACGAGTTCGGGCGGCTCCTTGTCGGCAAGTTTCACCATCGGGTGAACATGCTGTGCGGGCGAAACAGAAAGTCCAACTTTGCACAACCCTCCGAAAGGGCTGTGGATAGAATTGATGTCGACGGCATAGATGTGCACGTATGCAACGTGTCGTATGCCCAGCAGGCAGGGTTTTGCGGACGCGTTAAGGCTTTTCTCGCATTCGCCCTGCAGGCGGCCCGTGAAGGAGTCAAACTCAAGGGCGCCGACCTTGTCTTTGCCACGTCCACACCGATCACCGTAGCGGTGCCGGGACTGCTGATTTCTTGGCTGAAGCGCATCCCGCTGGTCTTCGAGGTCAGGGATATCTGGCCGGAGTCGGCTGTAGCGACTGGTGTGTTGAAGAATCCCCTGCTGATCAGGTTTTTGACATGGTTTGAACGATTCGTGTACCGCAAAGCGACCCGAATAGTCACGGTCAGTGAAAGAATGAAGGCCCGGATGGTTGAGTGCGCCAATATTCCTCCCAACAAAATCACGGTGGTTCCGCTAGGCGCCGATCCTGATTTGTTCGGTCAGGGAAGCCGTGTGAATTTCAGGAAACGGTACAAGTTGGAAAAGGATTTTGTCGCGATTTTTACGGGAGCTCATGGTCTGGCCAACGGCCTCGACCTGGTTGTCGACGCTGCGGCATACCTTCCTCCAGGAGTGAAAATCGTCCTGATTGGAGACGGTGGCAAGAAGGCAGAACTCAAGGAGAAGGCGCACAGTATGGGGCTTGACAACATACTGTTTTTGGACCCCCTCCCCAAGGATGAGCTAGCCGAGGTGTTGGCAGAAGTCGATTGCGGACTCATGATCCTGCAGCCGCTGGACATTTTTTCGACTGTCTTGCCGAACAAGTTTTTCGATTATCTTGCCTCCGGGCTTCCCATTGTCGTCAACTTTCCCGGAGGAGTGGCTGATATTGTTGAAGGGAAGCAGGTTGGCATATTCACCCGGAACAGTACTCCTCAATCGTTGGCCGAGGCTATAACCCGTTTCGCGGAAGATAGGGAATTTTGCCAACGGTGCGGCTCCAACGGACGGGAGTTGAGCAAAGAGTATTCTCGTGAGAAACTCATTGTCGATTTCGAGCGGTGTCTTGCTGATGCCGTTTCCCAATATGACTGGGGCTGGCGGCGATGA
- a CDS encoding NAD-dependent epimerase/dehydratase family protein, translating into MKVLILGGDGYLGWPTAMNCNAKGHEVVVVDNYLRRNICNELDVAELFGVPNLTERARRWKELSGSEIPVYIGDLSDWSFISEVFKEFTPDAVIHYAEQPSAPYSMLNRRAASRTLINNLEVTANVIYAVREFNGDAHIIKLGTMGEYGTPNIDIEEGWLDIEHKGRNDRFLFPRQASSLYHTTKIMDTDLLWFYVRMWGLRVTDLMQGPVYGFATEENEGHPELYPFFNYDELFGTVINRFITQAVAGYPLTIYGKGGQTRGYLDIKDTLNCVRLSLENPADKGELRIFNQYTETFSVNDLAQRIETVGKGLGLNVQLNHLDNPRKELEEHYYNPTATGLLGLGLEPKFLTDDALAAMLEEVMRYKDSIDEHKIFRKIAWT; encoded by the coding sequence ATGAAAGTACTCATACTCGGTGGTGACGGATATCTAGGGTGGCCCACGGCGATGAACTGCAACGCCAAAGGCCACGAAGTCGTCGTTGTGGACAATTACCTGCGCCGCAATATCTGCAACGAACTCGATGTCGCCGAACTGTTCGGCGTTCCCAATCTGACGGAGCGGGCCAGAAGGTGGAAAGAGCTTTCCGGCTCAGAAATCCCGGTCTACATTGGCGACCTTTCGGACTGGTCCTTCATTTCTGAAGTGTTCAAGGAGTTCACCCCTGATGCCGTCATCCACTATGCCGAACAGCCGTCCGCCCCGTATTCCATGCTCAACCGCCGGGCCGCTTCCCGGACGTTGATCAACAACCTTGAAGTCACGGCCAACGTCATCTACGCTGTCCGCGAATTCAATGGGGACGCACATATCATCAAACTCGGCACCATGGGCGAATACGGAACCCCTAATATTGACATAGAAGAAGGCTGGTTAGACATCGAGCACAAGGGGCGCAACGACCGCTTCCTTTTCCCCCGCCAAGCGAGCAGCCTCTACCACACCACCAAGATCATGGATACCGACCTTCTCTGGTTCTATGTCCGCATGTGGGGACTCCGCGTCACTGACCTGATGCAGGGCCCGGTTTACGGCTTTGCCACAGAAGAGAACGAAGGCCATCCTGAGCTATACCCTTTCTTCAACTATGACGAGCTGTTCGGCACTGTTATCAACCGCTTCATAACCCAGGCCGTCGCTGGGTACCCGTTGACCATCTATGGCAAGGGCGGACAGACCAGAGGCTACCTGGATATCAAGGATACGCTTAATTGCGTCCGGCTGTCTCTTGAAAACCCGGCAGACAAGGGCGAATTGCGGATTTTCAACCAGTACACCGAAACATTCTCCGTCAATGATCTTGCCCAGCGCATCGAAACTGTCGGCAAAGGCCTTGGCCTGAACGTGCAACTCAACCACCTCGACAACCCGCGCAAGGAATTGGAAGAGCATTACTATAATCCGACAGCGACCGGTCTTCTGGGACTCGGTCTCGAACCCAAATTTCTGACTGATGACGCCCTCGCTGCCATGCTGGAAGAAGTCATGCGTTACAAGGACTCCATCGACGAACACAAGATATTCCGAAAAATCGCCTGGACGTAA
- a CDS encoding lipopolysaccharide biosynthesis protein: MASKLTKNYAHIAVSQGTIVLAKSLLLFILGRELGASGFGVYTLLFATPILISTIATLGVSRAITFSLSGEAHRRETVLGNHAYLVCGIIFMVTACQVVLFSLFPETLFNILGRSEKTASLLIGAAFTLQVANNGILHGVGGFHRLPLGTVLQWAVNLGAIVFFWSQSTLTPSNAGLAYALGLIVFGLYTLRCPEMRGVFRPQKPDIVYFKSCFAYGSKASALTLTSTINLRLDYYIVAYFLSAADLGFYSLATSVCEVFLNVFSRGLDFVLLPWAAKQSANNRIEQTARLTRVTFTLTFLLAIGIFMLATPAVTFFFGQQYEPTVTALKYLLPGLVGLSLSYTLTGIFMGVGQLTPLLWAGTVSFLATLILDIVLIPRIGINGAAMASSIAYWVQAWITLAAVRRESEYAYSRYFIPRKNDFSIRRK, encoded by the coding sequence ATGGCCAGCAAGCTGACAAAGAACTATGCCCATATCGCCGTCTCCCAGGGCACGATAGTCCTGGCCAAGAGCCTGCTCCTTTTTATTTTGGGAAGAGAGCTCGGCGCTTCGGGATTCGGCGTTTACACGCTCCTGTTCGCAACCCCGATTCTGATATCGACTATTGCGACGCTGGGCGTCAGCCGGGCTATCACATTCAGCCTGAGCGGCGAAGCCCACAGACGGGAAACAGTACTTGGCAATCATGCGTATCTGGTATGCGGCATCATTTTCATGGTGACCGCATGTCAGGTCGTCTTGTTTTCCCTGTTCCCGGAAACACTTTTCAACATTCTCGGACGCTCGGAAAAAACCGCAAGCCTGCTGATCGGTGCCGCCTTCACGCTTCAGGTGGCCAACAACGGGATCCTGCACGGTGTCGGCGGATTTCATCGGCTCCCCCTTGGAACGGTCCTCCAGTGGGCGGTCAATCTTGGCGCCATAGTTTTTTTCTGGAGCCAGAGCACATTGACCCCGTCCAATGCCGGGCTCGCCTATGCCCTGGGACTGATCGTTTTCGGCCTGTACACCCTGCGGTGCCCGGAGATGCGCGGGGTCTTCCGCCCCCAAAAGCCCGATATAGTATATTTCAAATCCTGCTTTGCCTATGGCTCCAAAGCGAGTGCGCTCACCCTGACCAGCACCATCAACCTCCGCCTTGATTACTACATCGTCGCCTATTTTTTATCTGCAGCCGACCTCGGCTTTTATTCTTTGGCAACCTCTGTCTGCGAGGTCTTCCTCAATGTGTTCAGCAGAGGCCTCGACTTCGTTCTTCTGCCTTGGGCGGCAAAACAATCCGCAAACAATCGCATAGAGCAAACCGCACGACTCACCCGGGTAACATTCACTCTGACCTTTCTTTTGGCGATAGGCATATTCATGCTGGCAACCCCCGCAGTCACATTTTTTTTCGGCCAGCAGTACGAACCAACCGTCACGGCCTTGAAGTACCTTCTCCCGGGACTAGTCGGCCTGAGCCTATCATACACCCTGACCGGCATTTTCATGGGCGTGGGCCAACTCACTCCCCTCCTGTGGGCAGGAACCGTATCGTTCCTTGCGACACTGATACTCGACATCGTCCTCATCCCCCGCATAGGGATCAATGGCGCAGCCATGGCATCGAGTATAGCTTACTGGGTGCAGGCATGGATCACACTTGCCGCGGTCAGAAGAGAAAGCGAATATGCTTACTCGCGGTACTTCATTCCCAGGAAAAATGACTTTTCAATCAGGCGAAAATAA
- the asnB gene encoding asparagine synthase (glutamine-hydrolyzing): protein MCGIAGILRFAGNNNDKQLIQAMTDVISHRGPDDHGFLAATPEEAPIPRGKWAHAKSPFPIHFGHRRLSILDLSAAGRQPMASTDGTVWITYNGEAYNYLELRQELKELGYSFHTGTDTEVLLAAYQAWGAEFISRVNGMFAFALLDLRENRFFLFRDRFGIKPLFYHLNGSRLLFGSEIKCLLQSPDVTRTVNQQAVRSYLCSQILDHRPETFFEGINSLAPGHYMSCSLSQRQPRIHRYYNVLERAAAMPAVSSPVEAFRETFERSISYRLRSDVRVGACLSGGLDSSSIVCTLKKLLNEGVSESSSIGNSLVTFTSCHDDPRFDEREFVKAVTDESGANSIHVFSDPEELTQHLATLVWHQDEPFSSPAIYAQYCLMEAARRENVLVLLDGQGGDELLCGYRKFFFFYLKQLVRQKKPLACARELLGALLHGDENLLDMRAAKRYMPGKLGSSNPMNALLTKRFLAESSTPTIGWGSSLVERQVADIEQFSIPPLLRYEDRNSMAFGIETRLPFLDYNVTELSLALPVETKIKNGIAKHILRDAMRGTVPDAVLDRRTKMGFVMPEDAWLRGPLAPLVEKALTKKQSILDGMVDKPKALKIFNHFMQGQPTPVRSRDFFRLLCLDIWAQTHNLEKTHD, encoded by the coding sequence ATGTGCGGAATAGCCGGAATCCTTCGCTTTGCCGGAAACAATAATGACAAGCAGCTCATCCAGGCGATGACCGACGTCATCAGCCATCGCGGCCCAGACGATCACGGTTTTCTGGCCGCGACCCCGGAAGAGGCCCCAATTCCCCGGGGCAAATGGGCACACGCCAAATCTCCGTTTCCCATCCACTTCGGCCATCGCAGGCTGTCCATTCTTGACCTCTCAGCCGCCGGGCGTCAGCCCATGGCGTCCACGGATGGCACGGTCTGGATCACGTACAACGGTGAAGCTTACAATTATCTCGAACTCAGACAGGAATTGAAGGAGCTCGGCTATTCCTTCCATACAGGTACCGACACCGAGGTGCTGCTGGCGGCCTATCAGGCTTGGGGGGCTGAATTCATATCCCGTGTCAACGGGATGTTCGCGTTCGCTCTCCTGGACCTTAGAGAGAACCGTTTTTTCCTGTTCAGAGACCGCTTTGGCATCAAGCCGTTGTTCTATCACCTAAACGGATCCCGCCTCCTGTTCGGATCGGAAATCAAGTGCTTGCTCCAAAGCCCGGACGTGACGCGAACCGTAAACCAACAGGCAGTGCGGTCATATCTGTGCAGTCAGATACTGGACCACCGTCCCGAGACCTTTTTCGAGGGGATCAATAGCCTTGCTCCCGGCCACTACATGTCCTGCTCCCTGTCTCAAAGGCAGCCCAGGATTCACCGCTATTACAATGTGCTCGAACGGGCAGCGGCCATGCCCGCCGTAAGCTCGCCAGTCGAAGCGTTTAGAGAAACATTCGAACGGTCCATCAGCTACCGGCTGCGTAGTGATGTCAGGGTCGGCGCCTGCCTATCGGGTGGACTGGACTCCTCATCCATCGTCTGCACCCTGAAAAAACTCCTCAATGAGGGCGTGTCAGAAAGTTCGTCCATAGGGAACTCCCTGGTAACCTTCACCTCGTGCCATGACGACCCAAGATTCGATGAGAGGGAATTCGTCAAGGCTGTCACCGATGAATCCGGTGCCAATTCGATTCACGTGTTTTCGGACCCGGAAGAACTCACCCAACACCTTGCGACCCTGGTCTGGCACCAGGATGAGCCGTTCAGCTCTCCGGCCATTTACGCCCAGTACTGTCTGATGGAAGCGGCACGGCGGGAAAACGTCTTGGTTCTGCTAGATGGACAGGGCGGCGATGAACTCCTATGCGGCTATCGCAAATTCTTCTTTTTTTACCTGAAACAACTAGTTCGGCAGAAAAAACCACTGGCGTGTGCCAGGGAACTGCTCGGCGCACTTTTGCACGGGGACGAGAACCTGTTAGACATGCGAGCAGCAAAACGGTACATGCCGGGCAAACTGGGCAGCAGCAATCCTATGAACGCCCTGCTAACGAAGCGTTTCCTGGCGGAAAGCAGTACCCCAACCATTGGCTGGGGTTCCAGCTTGGTAGAACGTCAGGTCGCCGACATCGAACAGTTCAGCATCCCTCCCTTGCTCCGGTACGAAGACAGAAACTCCATGGCGTTCGGCATCGAAACCCGGCTCCCCTTTCTTGATTACAACGTTACGGAACTGTCACTCGCCTTGCCCGTAGAAACTAAAATAAAAAATGGGATCGCCAAGCACATCCTCCGCGATGCCATGCGGGGCACTGTCCCCGACGCCGTACTGGACAGAAGGACCAAAATGGGCTTCGTGATGCCCGAAGACGCCTGGCTCCGTGGGCCGCTGGCCCCACTGGTGGAGAAAGCTCTCACCAAAAAGCAAAGCATACTCGACGGGATGGTAGACAAACCCAAGGCGCTAAAAATATTTAACCATTTTATGCAGGGACAACCTACCCCGGTCCGATCACGCGACTTTTTCCGACTTCTTTGCCTCGACATATGGGCACAAACCCATAACCTGGAGAAAACGCATGACTAA
- a CDS encoding NeuD/PglB/VioB family sugar acetyltransferase: MTNSPICIVGAGAQAKYSLDTMGLLGLEAAAVIRFSTEHTEFVPDNIPVYDGGRDALDSKEFEHCAFIMARPNNREKLGLIQWAREQDRELVTLIHPKAVISHSATIGQGCLINAGAVIQPHATIGDGVMIHANVVVEHDAVVEECANLAPMAALAGWVRIGTCATVFTGARCIPGVQVGADSIIAAGATVIENIPEKSLAAGTPAVIKKSMD, encoded by the coding sequence ATGACTAATTCTCCCATCTGTATTGTCGGCGCAGGCGCACAGGCGAAATACAGCCTGGATACCATGGGGCTTCTCGGCCTTGAAGCGGCAGCCGTCATTCGCTTCAGTACTGAACATACCGAATTCGTTCCCGACAATATCCCTGTTTATGACGGCGGAAGAGACGCTCTTGACAGCAAGGAGTTTGAGCATTGCGCCTTCATCATGGCGCGCCCCAACAACAGAGAAAAGCTGGGACTGATACAGTGGGCACGCGAACAGGACCGCGAACTCGTGACGCTCATTCATCCGAAGGCCGTCATCTCCCATAGTGCCACAATCGGACAGGGCTGCCTGATCAATGCAGGCGCGGTCATCCAACCGCATGCGACCATAGGTGACGGTGTCATGATCCACGCCAACGTCGTTGTCGAACACGATGCAGTTGTCGAAGAATGCGCGAATCTGGCACCTATGGCAGCCCTGGCCGGATGGGTCAGGATAGGGACATGCGCAACGGTTTTTACCGGTGCACGCTGCATACCCGGCGTTCAGGTGGGAGCTGATTCCATCATCGCGGCCGGAGCCACAGTCATCGAAAACATACCGGAAAAGAGCCTTGCCGCAGGAACCCCTGCGGTCATCAAGAAAAGCATGGATTAA
- a CDS encoding O-antigen ligase family protein, with protein sequence MRTFITFVIPLIYLVFSHVTRTYALLSAPVLPAVIGLAVIAGGAYFGYRKQLPLRALFTFLGIAMILAGEHSWSVRNQVFEYGLNGFCLFLLLFHQLRGSKERPLNPIKYSLLAFILLAVSSLLLFPFDSISDQWSISGQLRFFQTIYQSPIDVAIQYSMAACNRLFLFFVFIWLITGMESPRECYKALFRGVVIGLIICVLFSIGDIVRSLFFSESKQAAGRFSSIFLNPGWFAQFVIVALPYLIERMQTPVRWKKWLVFVVLVGAELALIFTLSRASWLAYPIILFCCWLIFYSYDFTERQFYFSRKKLLLVCISFPLTICLSVCLVYGLKSIAPSKRVKNSVDYIEKRLERFSKTERPTIWKAGLTIGGEAPVFGLGYETFREHTKKMFELPQSDLSKAFTPFVLRDTAHNTYIQLFTGLGMAGLGIWLMVMALTLAMLVWDAVRNGEMLSLSAALSIVTFHIYGLFQSMQYISIVLLLGMLAVGYAMTLDREVVGDRLWKTAKGWGMACLIVAVLGAGNYALDHGYASLKQKYQVEEYFTAFSWD encoded by the coding sequence ATGAGGACCTTCATTACTTTTGTCATCCCTCTAATTTATCTTGTTTTTTCCCATGTTACACGGACATATGCCCTTCTGAGCGCACCGGTTCTGCCCGCCGTGATCGGGCTGGCGGTAATAGCCGGTGGAGCGTATTTCGGGTACAGGAAACAACTGCCGCTGAGGGCGCTCTTCACCTTCTTAGGGATAGCGATGATCCTGGCCGGAGAGCACAGTTGGAGTGTCAGGAATCAGGTCTTCGAATATGGACTCAACGGATTCTGTCTGTTTTTACTGTTGTTCCATCAATTGAGAGGCAGCAAGGAACGCCCCCTCAATCCCATCAAGTACTCGTTGCTTGCCTTCATCCTGCTGGCTGTCTCATCGCTGTTGCTTTTCCCCTTCGATAGCATTTCCGACCAATGGTCAATCAGCGGCCAGCTCCGTTTTTTCCAAACGATATACCAAAGCCCCATTGACGTTGCGATCCAGTATTCCATGGCTGCCTGCAATCGGCTGTTTTTGTTTTTTGTGTTTATCTGGCTGATCACCGGTATGGAATCTCCCAGGGAATGCTACAAGGCTCTGTTCAGGGGGGTAGTCATAGGGCTCATTATCTGCGTGCTCTTTTCCATTGGCGATATTGTCCGAAGTCTCTTTTTCAGTGAGAGCAAACAGGCTGCCGGGCGTTTCTCTTCCATATTCCTGAATCCGGGATGGTTCGCCCAATTTGTCATCGTTGCCCTGCCGTACCTCATAGAACGGATGCAGACACCCGTCCGTTGGAAGAAGTGGCTGGTCTTCGTGGTTCTTGTCGGGGCCGAACTGGCTCTCATTTTTACGTTGTCACGGGCATCATGGCTTGCCTATCCCATAATTCTCTTCTGCTGCTGGCTGATTTTTTACTCATATGATTTCACTGAACGGCAATTTTATTTTTCCAGGAAGAAACTGTTGCTCGTCTGTATTTCATTTCCTCTGACGATTTGTCTGAGCGTGTGCCTGGTATACGGTTTGAAGAGCATCGCCCCGTCAAAGCGTGTGAAAAACAGTGTGGATTATATTGAGAAGCGGCTTGAGAGGTTTAGTAAGACCGAGCGCCCGACCATCTGGAAGGCAGGCTTGACCATAGGGGGCGAGGCGCCGGTATTCGGGCTAGGCTATGAGACATTTCGTGAGCATACCAAAAAGATGTTTGAATTGCCGCAGTCGGATTTGTCCAAGGCATTCACCCCTTTTGTCCTGCGTGACACGGCGCACAATACGTATATCCAACTCTTTACAGGGCTAGGTATGGCCGGACTGGGTATTTGGCTGATGGTCATGGCCCTGACGCTCGCAATGTTGGTGTGGGATGCCGTACGCAACGGCGAGATGCTGAGCTTGAGCGCAGCCCTTTCGATCGTGACATTCCACATCTATGGCCTGTTTCAGAGTATGCAGTATATTTCCATCGTGCTGTTGCTGGGCATGTTGGCAGTCGGCTACGCCATGACGCTTGATCGGGAGGTCGTTGGCGACAGGCTGTGGAAGACAGCTAAAGGTTGGGGCATGGCCTGCCTTATCGTGGCGGTTCTCGGTGCGGGGAATTACGCCCTTGACCACGGCTATGCGTCCCTGAAACAAAAATATCAGGTGGAAGAATATTTCACGGCCTTTTCCTGGGATTGA
- a CDS encoding sugar transferase produces the protein MERSSIGFFRRTHWCFLDVIILVAVVCLVIMQLGPVGKFALHNTLYWKQVSIFVLILLFFLWFFSAFYVRLNRPQSSLSRDLFALFNSALVSSLVMSAVYFLFKTWRPGFTLPFIIGGVLFVCLSAVRIIEWRLFRQKKQMLAVFVALEPYWESGLAEFCEKLPGYWSMATAFMETTSSMTRGVMELTDEELADFISFCETNSFVPILIMGQVLPDEEKFNRFIRECYSNGLSTTDIGSFYEGVLEKIPLFRRDGHWVTQSAFIPPAKWRFVCKRVFDTFFALLLLVPTLPVIAILAIAVRWESKGAAFFVQERIGKDRRPFKMIKLRTMRLHDDDSLQWPNVAEDLITPLGRILRKTGLDELPQLFNILLGQMSFIGPRPARPIVSQRHANNIPHYALCYPLLPGISGWAQLHLGRDTGVDTVFEKVMYTLYYAKYFSIFLDIKIILTTVKVLLTLNKLEPKLTCVLRKERDS, from the coding sequence ATGGAACGTAGCAGTATAGGTTTTTTTCGGAGAACCCATTGGTGTTTTCTGGATGTCATCATTCTAGTGGCAGTGGTGTGTCTTGTCATAATGCAATTGGGGCCTGTCGGGAAATTCGCTCTGCATAACACCCTGTACTGGAAGCAAGTCTCAATATTTGTTTTGATCCTCCTGTTCTTTCTGTGGTTTTTCTCGGCCTTCTACGTCAGGCTCAATCGTCCCCAATCCTCACTGTCCAGGGATCTCTTTGCCCTGTTCAACAGTGCTTTGGTTTCCAGCCTGGTCATGAGTGCCGTCTATTTTCTTTTCAAGACGTGGCGGCCTGGTTTTACTTTGCCGTTTATCATCGGCGGTGTGCTTTTTGTCTGTCTGTCTGCCGTCAGGATCATTGAATGGCGTTTATTTCGTCAAAAGAAACAGATGCTGGCTGTATTCGTCGCCCTTGAACCATATTGGGAGTCTGGTCTGGCCGAGTTTTGCGAGAAGTTGCCGGGCTATTGGTCCATGGCGACCGCCTTTATGGAGACAACTTCTTCGATGACCCGGGGGGTTATGGAATTGACCGATGAAGAGTTGGCTGATTTCATCTCTTTTTGCGAAACAAATTCCTTTGTCCCTATCTTGATTATGGGGCAGGTGCTTCCTGACGAGGAAAAATTCAACCGTTTTATTCGGGAGTGCTATTCAAACGGCTTGTCGACGACGGACATCGGCTCCTTTTATGAAGGTGTTTTGGAAAAAATTCCTCTCTTCAGGCGGGATGGGCATTGGGTGACCCAGAGTGCCTTTATCCCGCCCGCCAAGTGGCGCTTTGTTTGCAAACGGGTTTTTGATACTTTTTTTGCCCTTCTCCTGCTTGTCCCGACCCTGCCGGTGATCGCGATCCTGGCGATTGCCGTGCGCTGGGAGTCGAAGGGGGCTGCTTTTTTTGTCCAGGAGCGGATCGGCAAGGACCGCAGGCCGTTCAAAATGATCAAGCTTCGGACAATGCGGTTGCACGATGACGATTCCTTGCAGTGGCCCAATGTCGCTGAGGACCTCATCACTCCGCTCGGCAGGATATTGCGCAAGACTGGCCTCGATGAATTGCCGCAACTTTTCAATATCCTTCTGGGGCAGATGAGTTTCATTGGCCCGCGTCCGGCTCGGCCCATTGTTTCGCAACGTCATGCGAACAATATTCCTCATTACGCTCTTTGCTATCCTTTGCTGCCGGGAATTTCCGGCTGGGCGCAGCTGCATCTCGGAAGAGATACCGGGGTGGACACTGTTTTTGAAAAAGTCATGTATACGCTGTACTATGCGAAATATTTCAGTATTTTTTTGGATATAAAAATCATTTTGACCACCGTGAAGGTACTGTTGACCTTGAACAAGTTGGAACCGAAATTGACGTGTGTGCTCCGCAAGGAACGGGACAGCTGA
- a CDS encoding DegT/DnrJ/EryC1/StrS family aminotransferase translates to MSSKFIKVATPQVGEEEIQAVVEAIKSGRYASGPRVEAFEEAFSKYVGTSYGVGVSTGTAALHIALEAFGIGKGDEVIVPPLTFFATVSAVLYLGAIPVFADIDEDNLCLSAESCRKVVTDKTKAIIPVHFAGAAARMDPIMELASEKGLIVIEDCAQAHGTMYNGRVVGSIGHAGAFSLFATKHITTGEGGIITTNDEEIAKICKMLRSHGMSDRDTHVRLAYNNRLNEIGAAMGLVQLTKLDDLNARRIANSEYILDEARKLPWANVPVAEGDMVHTYFWCPIMVKPDSGRTVEELKAHLDASGIGYRHRYVNPLYKQPVLKTLGLDYSDVFLPNAEKTVGQVLGLPNHPSLPEEDRERVVEVLKAF, encoded by the coding sequence GTGTCTAGTAAATTCATTAAGGTTGCCACGCCGCAAGTCGGTGAGGAAGAGATTCAGGCTGTCGTAGAGGCCATCAAGTCCGGCCGCTATGCGTCCGGCCCCCGTGTCGAAGCATTTGAAGAAGCGTTTTCCAAGTATGTCGGCACCTCCTATGGCGTCGGCGTCTCCACGGGAACCGCTGCCCTCCACATAGCATTGGAGGCATTCGGCATTGGCAAGGGCGATGAAGTCATCGTTCCCCCACTGACCTTCTTCGCAACCGTTTCCGCCGTTCTGTACCTTGGCGCCATCCCCGTTTTTGCCGATATCGACGAAGACAACCTGTGCCTTTCCGCAGAGAGCTGCCGCAAGGTCGTTACCGATAAGACCAAGGCTATCATCCCCGTGCACTTTGCCGGAGCTGCCGCCAGGATGGACCCGATCATGGAGTTAGCCAGCGAAAAAGGCCTGATCGTCATAGAAGACTGCGCTCAGGCCCACGGCACCATGTATAACGGCAGGGTTGTCGGCTCCATCGGCCACGCGGGTGCCTTTTCCTTGTTTGCCACCAAGCACATAACGACCGGCGAAGGCGGAATCATCACCACCAATGATGAGGAAATAGCCAAAATCTGCAAGATGTTGAGAAGCCATGGCATGAGCGATCGCGACACCCATGTGCGACTGGCCTACAACAACCGTCTCAATGAGATTGGTGCCGCCATGGGGCTGGTTCAGCTGACCAAGTTGGACGATCTCAACGCGCGACGCATTGCCAATTCAGAATACATTCTTGACGAAGCCAGGAAGCTCCCTTGGGCCAATGTCCCTGTTGCAGAAGGTGACATGGTTCACACCTATTTTTGGTGCCCTATTATGGTCAAGCCGGATTCCGGTCGAACTGTTGAGGAACTCAAGGCGCATCTGGATGCCAGCGGCATCGGTTACAGGCATCGTTATGTAAATCCGCTGTACAAGCAGCCCGTCCTGAAGACACTTGGTCTTGACTACTCCGATGTTTTCCTGCCGAATGCTGAGAAGACAGTCGGCCAGGTCCTTGGCTTGCCGAATCACCCCTCTCTTCCCGAGGAAGATAGGGAGCGGGTTGTGGAGGTCTTGAAAGCGTTTTAG